Proteins encoded within one genomic window of Esox lucius isolate fEsoLuc1 chromosome 12, fEsoLuc1.pri, whole genome shotgun sequence:
- the LOC105029131 gene encoding meiotic recombination protein SPO11, whose amino-acid sequence MSEQFIEIDKLRVELLKNVDRKIHTQHNHDEVSSQEVLIRIEKVILKIVTSLSKHEAPVLVLPNRSSWSNVSFDKSVGLQMTLGCSVTMVRSDCSSTVTKFGQILKILSSIYKLVQSNAYATKRDIYYNNTQLFGSQRTVDSIVDDISCMLKVPRRRLHVLATSKGFISGDLCYLEEDGTRVNCHSSSSATPVSSNVVGITNIVSSAKFVLIVEKDATFQRLLDDDICSKLSPCIMITGKGVPDVNSRLMVRKLWDTLHVPVFALVDADPHGVEIMSIYKYGSVAMSFEAHNLTVPSVMWLGLLPSDLQRLRVPEESLIPLTQRDKSKLTSLLKRPYLACQPIWYKEIEIMQQSEMKAEIQSLASIAPDFLSRVYLPNKLRYGGWI is encoded by the exons ATGTCCGAACAGTTTATCGAAATTGACAAGCTCCGGGTCGAGTTGTTAAAAAATGTAGATAGGAAGATTCACACCCAACACAACCATGACGAAGTCAGCAG CCAGGAGGTTTTAATTcgtattgagaaggtgattctAAAGATAGTCACCAGTCTTTCGAAACATGAAGCTCCAGTTTTGGTTCTACCCAACCGATCCAGCTGGTCCAATGTAAg TTTTGACAAGTCTGTTGGCCTTCAAATGACTTTGGGATGTTCTGTCACCATGGTACGGAGCGACTGTTCCTCAACTGTCACTAAATTTG GGCAAATTCTCAAGATTCTATCTTCCATCTACAAACTTGTGCAGAGCAACGCATACGCTACAAAAAG GGACATATATTACAACAACACGCAGCTTTTTGGCTCACAGAGGACTGTTGATTCTATTGTGGATGACATCTCCTGCATGCTTAAGGTTCCACGGAGAAGACTACATGTG CTGGCCACATCCAAGGGCTTCATCTCAGGTGATCTGTGCTACCTGGAGGAGGATGGCACCAGGGTGAACTGTCACTCCAGCTCCAGC GCTACTCCAGTCTCTTCTAATGTCGTTGGAATTACAA acattgtgtcatCTGCAAAGTTTGTTTTGATAGTGGAGAAGGACGCCACCTTCCAGAGGCTGCTAGACGATGACATTTGCAGCAAGCTATCTCCCTGCATCATGATCACA GGTAAAGGTGTCCCAGATGTGAACAGCAGGCTGATGGTGAGAAAGCTTTGGGATACCCTCCACGTCCCCGTCTTCGCTCTAGTGGACGCTGACCCTCACG GCGTTGAGATCATGTCCATCTATAAGTACGGATCAGTG GCCATGTCGTTTGAGGCCCACAATCTGACTGTCCCCAGCGTAATGTGGCTGGGCCTCCTCCCCTCTGACCTCCAGAG ATTGAGAGTACCTGAGGAATCTCTGATTCCCCTCACTCAGAGAGACAAGAGTAAACTGACCAGCCTGCTGAAGAGACCCTACCTAGCCTGCCAGCCCATCTGGTACAAAGAG ATAGAAATCATGCAACAGAGCGAGATGAAAGCTGAAATCCAGTCCCTGGCATCCATAGCTCCCGATTTCCTCAGCCGTGTCTACCTGCCCAACAAGCTGCGATACGGGGGCTGGATATGA